taagagcatggagtaaaagtgggaccggacccacatccgtgctaGTTGGCAAGAGAACGGACGTGGATGCTTTTACATCTTTGCCAActagcacggatgtggatgctttTACATCTTTATTTATGGTTTCGCTTGGGGTAGTAAAATCGGGATGAGATCCCCTACAGTGGAAGAAAAACACAGCAAACGGTGCTGTGGTTGAAACGCATAATCTTTTGAATGAAACGCATCTGCAATTccctttttccttttcctttttcttttgtttaattaaGTTTTTAGTTATTAGTAGtagaatattttttatatataaaaagtcaaaatactttaaaattttgtttgatttataaaataaaaggcTTACCAATTTTAATTATCATatcatattatatattttatgtttttgtttaatatttttattttttacataaaTGTAATATGtaatgtgataaaatttaaaataaaaatataaaatgtgtataaaataaaaaaaaataaacatattatacaaGAATACATCAGATAACAAAATTATGTTAAACTATGCTAATAGAAAAAGATTTAAAAATTAGGATTGATTAAAGGTTTGatgactaaaaaaaattaaagaagggaaaaaaagaGAATGAAAATGTTGAAAAGGAAAATGGAGATAAAAAAACAAACCTGCATTTAATGCTAAGACTTTTGCGTTTTAAGCACAGTATGGTGCGTTGTGTTAAATTGAACAACAGAGGATTCAAATCCAGTAAAATCGTGATCTTTAAGTCGTTATCAGGGCAACTTGATAGCGATCCAACCTGATAAAGCGTAATTCGAATTCGAACAGCTAGGAAAATGTAAATCTAAACACGAACCCGACTAACTTCAAACTCAAACATGACCCACACCCGATATGATAGCTACCCGAACTGATATTACACGAATAAAagttaaaacctaatattacacgattaaaataataataaaaataataatcttGTATCTAACCCGACCATACCCGAAATTATCATGTTCCTGACGGGCCAACCAAATAACAATAAGGCTGGATCCAAATCCAATAATTCCGTACAAATTTGTATTGGATTATcatgtcgtgtcaaaaattgttaGACATATGTTGTTGATATACTAATTAAGACCAAAATTCAGAATTGGTCCCGTTTGTTCATATTTTTTTGGTTATTAGACCAGAGTATCGGCGGACGCAATGACTATTCCTCGTGTTGATTTGTAGGCACCTCATAGGGTAGGAGAACTAACCCAAGAATTTAAAGTTGCTCCATACCCAAAAACAGAAATCGATCCCCTGACCATTTGGTTAAGGATGGACGAGTCTCGTGCCCTTGGACCACAACCCTtgggttcaatttttttatcctGCATATTATGGTGTTAACTTTTGGTCTAGTCATCcaaagtactccatccgttccacaatagaagtcactcttattgtgggcacgtgttttagaaatgtaaagaatagtgggttcgaaaagttagtggaatatgagactcaCTTTTTCAtagtattggttttataattaaatgtgagtgaagtgagttagtggaatgtggacctacataccatttatagtaaaaatgaagtgtaacTCTTATTGTAAGACATAACAAAATGATagagtgtgactcttattgtggaacaAATGGAGTAACATGTTTTTGTTCATATTTAACGGTTCTGTAAATAATTAACGATCAACTGCGTTttgactaattaattaattgattaattattaactaAATTATATTGTATAGGATTAAAAGTTAACACGTGTAAAATATGCAGGAATAAATAGGTTTTTGTGCAAATATACCGTAtcaattttagactttaaaatgtGATTAACAGTGATTTTTTGATAATATTGTTAAGTATAGATCCAAATCaggataaaaaaaactaacacaaTAGATCCAATTTTGGACTTAAATTATAATTCCTTTTATTCGTCTACTTGCCTTTTAGTGCTAGTTTCTGCTAAAGAAATATTCTATTCATtccataaaattagaaatattTGAAATGCTACCCTATACATAAGTaaagtagaaaataaataaaagaaattggaGCATGTTAATGAAATTGAGACTCagcacattaaaaaaaaactactttaaaaataaaataaattatttttataaaatagaccaaaatagaaagagttcttatttttatgaaatttgatggagtaataaaaattACTCCTTCTATCCCACTATAAGAGACGTATTTTTTTGTATCGTCTCATTATatatgacacatttctttttatgataaaataataatttattcgtctcttattttattacctctctattttttttcctctttttatttAACTGCTAAATATTATCTGTGCTAAAAAAATGCATCACACACAGAATGAGATGGTTGAGTAAAACAAAATTCTACCAAAACTCAACCTCCACCGTCGATTCTCTCCAATCACCAATCGCCACTCGCCACTGGAGCTATCACAACTTTCAGTATATCATTCCTTTACCCCATAATGGggatgaattattttatttttggaaaatattgTGGAAACAATATGCGAAAATACAATAGAATAACCCAACTAGGTTTACAACTCCAAGTGTTGTTAGAAAATGTTTTTTCTGTAATGCGGTAGAAGATATTGGAGATACATGTATTTCATAATGGAATGTCAAAATGAGAAATGTTATaatggaaaaatgaaaattaaaatacaaaagatAATGATTTATAATTGACATATGCTCTAATAAAATTAGTTACTCTACTCCAGCTAATCAGTGgaacaatataaaaataattcaagatttcAGCTTAAAAGACTCGGGTTCATGAATCATGCCATTCATGTGTGTAATCGAAATAAAGCAATTCATTATCtaaaatttgaaatgaaaacCATACTTCTTTAAGATATAAAGTCTCACTCGACCgacaaagaaaataaattgaaatccgataagtgaaaattgaaatattttgaCTAGAAAACAACTTAAATCTTACGTTTCAAGGGTTTAGAATCAAATCGCAGCCCACCAAGAACAAAACCCGGAATGCCAGACATTACTTGTCCTAACAAAAGTAAATCTCCACTAAAATCTCACCATTATTTTATGTACTAGTAATAAAGTTGGTACTATTGCCTGAACTTGCTCAATCCTGCGCTTGCCGCATTACAGCTATCACTGCAAGCACCAATTTTCTCCACTGTTTATGGCCTCCAAAACCGCCGTCATTGCATGGtgcgtctctctctctctatctctcactCTCACACACTTCTTTTCTGACACACTGCGTTTCAGGGGTTCGGGGGAAGACGGCCAGTTAGGAATCGGAAATAATGAGGAGAGAGAGTGGGTTTGCACCATCGAAGCCCTTAGCTCGGAAAAAGTATGCTCCGTCGTCGCCGGCAGCCGCAATTCCCTCGCTATTTGTGAAGACGGCAAGGTTTCCTTTGAACCCTTTTACTGTATTCTGCTTCTTTAGAGCATAGGATTCCCAGctattttaattgattttgagCAATTGCTTTTACTTTGTGTTTGAAATTATTTAGTTGTTTACTTGGGGTTGGAATCAAAGAGGCACCTTGGGGCACCCACCGGAGACCAAAACTGAGAATGTTCCTAGTCAAGTTAAGGCCCTTGCAAACGTCAAAATAGTCCAGGTATTTGTTTAAAGTTTTGAGCTTTGGAGTAGGTGACAGTGAAATAGTAAGCCCACTTCTTGAAATGTTGATGGTTTTggtcttgttttgtttttgtttttttctaggCTGCTATTGGTGGTTGGCATTGCTTGGCTGTTGATGATCAAGGCCGAGCCTATGCGTGGGGTATGCATACTTGCGTTTATACACTAGTTCTCTCTTAGCTCGGAAAGGCAGACAAATAGGAAAATACAAAGATGCAATATGACATGGATGTTTAATTCATAGAAGTGATTCATTGTATTGAAAATGATTCTAAATTCAACATGATTATGTAAGGTGTCTTATGTTCAAGGTTGAGGTCTACTGTGGTGCAGGTGGTAATGAGTACGGGCAGTGTGGTGAAGAACCTGAGCGTAAAGATGATACGGGCAGACTGGTTAGAAGAGATATTGTGATTCCACAGAGATGTGCGCCTAAGCTTTCAGTTCGTCAGGTGACTCAGTTAAATTTGTCTAAATCTTGCGCGTCTTGAATTTCGTTACAGTTTTGGTGTGGTTGGCCAAACAAGATCAATGAAAGTTCAGGGTTGTTTGTTGAACTTTGTTTATTTTGAGCTTAACAGGAACCTCTATGCTAAATGTTCATTGTTCGTTGCGCACTAATATATCTACGTAGTTCCTGGTCATTTTACTGATCTTCGGTCTAGAATGACTAATAAGATGTCTTGCTCTGAGAGAGGATTCCATGTTCCGTTGAATGCTCAGCATTTGCAAGACATCAGGGACTAGAGCTCCTTACTGTCAAACCCAATGTAGCATGATTTCATAGATCTGCCAgctttttatgattttatctaATACAAACATGTCTAACTTTCTCACACCTCAGGTAGCTGCTGGTGGGACGCATTCAGTAGTCCTAACACGGGAAGGACATGTTTGGACATGGGGTCAACCATGGCCTCCCGGTGATATGTACGTTCCAATGCATTGAAGTCTGTAgtagtatttctatttttgtgcTGCCTGATCCTTACATTGAAGCATGCTAGGATCCATGATCAGTTAGTATTGAGTGATTGATAGCAGTTGCTTAGAATTTACAGAAATTTCCTCATCTTGTTTGTTAGCTAATTGCGATTTTCATATGTTTTCCATGGATTTGCTTTGTTTGTAGAAAACAAATTTCCACCCCAGTCCGAGTGCAAGGTCTAGCCAGCGTGAGAGTTATTGCAGTTGGAGCATTTCATAACTTGGCCCTTCTTGATAATGGAACTGTAATGGCATGGGGTAATAATGAGTATGGCCAGCTTGGAACCGGTGATACACAGCCACGATCGCAACCAGTACCCGTCCAAGGACTATCTGATCTTAATTTGGTTTGTGTCCCGACCTTGATATATCTCCTAGAAGCTTTTCTTACATCTTGCGAGCACATTAACTCTCACTGCTCTAGATGTTTGCTTTTATACATGAAAAAAAAGATATCAATATCCtttgatttttgtttctttatctAGATGATTAGATCATTACAGATATTGCAATGGCTTAACCAACAAGAGGATGGTGCATTTTCAGTGGTTGAAGCCATTTAGATGCATAATTTGTCAGATATACCAATGAATTTAAGAATCGTTGGCTATTTACTGTTCTGTTTAATCACTTCATTGATAATTTGTTGAACATTCCTAGcccaaagaaaaaagaaaactaatAGTAGATGAATAATTATCCTGATTTTGTTCATCACCTGGTTTTGCAGGTTGATATTGCTGCAGGAGGATGGCATTCTACTGCATTGACTGATGATGGAGAAGTAAGATTTCCGAGCCCCGTCTATATTTACGTCCATTTATTTGAGCTTTGGAACTTAATCTTTTGTCTAACCATGTCTTTATCTATTGCGTTACATGTAATAGCTCTATATGCCATGGCGATAAAATCCTCATTGGATTACCCTTAATTTGTTTATACACTGTGAATATGTAGATGAACATCTCGTCTTTGATGTAGGTGTATGGGTGGGGTAGAGGGGAGCATGGGAGACTGGGTTTTGGAGATGACAAGAGCAGCAAAATGGTTCCTCAAAGGGTTCAACTTCAAGTAGCCGGCGAAACAGTGCAGGTTTTCCCATATATCCTGTCCTTTACACTAAATCATTGGTTTGGAGTTTCAAGTCTTGATGAGAAACAAATCAAGATGTTTGATTCAACACACATGCTTATTGAGTGCAGGTGTCTTGTGGAGGTACGCATTCTGTTGCGTTAACACGGGATGGTCGCATGTACTCGGTGAGTTTCTGCAGACTACACTTAAGAAACAAACATTCTAGATATATATAAATAACCTTCATCACACATTATGACAACGAATTCTAAAATCACTTCAGTTTGGACGAGGAGACCATGGACGTTTAGGTTATGGACGGAAAGCAACTACCGGGCATCCAGCAGAAGTGCCTATAAACATCCCTCCTCCTAAGGATCTGAGTGCGGAAGAAGGAAGTTGGTGCGCAACCCTCGTTGCTTGTGGTGGCCGCCACACGCTGGCTCTCGTAGAATGGCGTGATCATGAGCAGCAGCTCCTCTGAAGCAAGCTTGTCATGCTTATGAGAAAAATATAGCTAGACTTTTGTTGTACTTCCGAAGTCCAAACTAACTTAATTACGTATCTATGAACTCTAATTCGATAGAATAATCGTGAGAGTCTACCTGTTCATCCAAACGGAACAACGCGTAGCCAACTATATATGACTATATGCGGATGTATAGTTTGGCTACAAAATAAACGATTTTAtgatactattaattagaaaaatgtgaaatttgCCTTCTGTATTGACCATGAATTTTAGGATGTTGGGCTTTTGGTACTTCCTATAACTGATTAATGAGATTTTGTGGTCTCAATCCAATTAACCCATATCGTTCCAGATTCTTTTACTAGCAAAAAGATTTTGGTACTTCTCATGTCGCATTCTAACAATTATCTTGTCAACTAATCTGCAATCAAATTAGTCTTGCAGTATGTATATCTCACCACACATCTATATTCATGTTGAATATTGTTAATACCTATCTGAGAAAAGATAGGAGATTAAATGGAGAGTTGTGGCATTTTTTAAAGAGAGAATTGTAGAGGAGAAAGATCGGTTTCTCGAAGAGAGAATGATAGAAATGTTTTATTGAATTCATTATTTTATACAATAATAAAAGACTTTGCTCttgtttataatatatatagttAAAAGATCTTCtataaattagaaaaataaatcaaattctaATAACTATTAGTATAATAAATCGTAATATAAACGGCATAATAGTATGAAAATTATCAGCTCACTTAGTAAAAAGTATAGGTCTTTATTGCCCCATATATGTAGTGGAATCTGGTGGGGCCCCAGTATTTGCTACTGATATTATATACTTACTACTTTTATACTCGCTCCAtttcaataaatatgaaacatttggtttatAGCCtggattttatgcagtgttattttttagtttatgaagagatagtaaagtaataaagaggaaaaagtagtgatagtgttatttctattttaagaaacgtttcattttaaatgggacaacctaaaaaggaaaacatttcatttttaatggtaCACCGAGAGtagaatatataaattttagcTTGGTGCTGTTGGTTTACCCTTTCGTCTTGCGGCTTTGAGGCAGTCGGTTTGAATCCCACTCCGGTGACGTATATGGTATTTTTGTGCTATCTCCTTAATATTTTATgttcttttttccattttttcttaatattttatgtttttattcattttatgtgAAACATACgttttataattaatactccctagtTCCTCCTTTGTCCACGAAAAAAAATCTTATTTGTGGACGACACAAGTTTAAATGAGAAATTGGTGAAATAAGAGAGAAAGGGAGGAAAACGTAGATAACATAGGAGatgaaagagaagaagaagaagagaatgtTTCCATATTTTAAATacgactatttttcgtggacattccaaaatgataaaataagactatttttagTGAACGGAGGGACTATATTATTTATCAAATTCTACATTGCAGATTTAtcatttatgtttttgtttacatttttttacATGAGTTATACTTTTTAGAATTACTAACTAGTAGTAAAATCTTAAAATGacgattatttttaaaaataaatatttactctccgtcccacaataattgtcactattttccatttcagtccgtctcacaataattgtcacacttcaattttctcataaatgataagtaggtctcacttccactaactcacttcactcacattttattataaaactaatataaaaaatgggtttcacattccactaactttttcaaccaacttttttttatatttcttaaaatccatgcccacaataagagtgataattattatgggatggagggagtacgtAATTATTTCAATTAGTATTGAATGTAAGGATGAATTTTTTGGGTTGGAGAAGCatataaaaattatcaaaatagtattataaaattttgaattattattaatataacatggaaaaattaagaatttatatagttttttttgtttattcaaAAAGGATGAGTATTCCTGGCGACAATTAAGACAACTCATTGTTGTTTTTCTAACAATGTCGACACTAGTTATAACGACAGTTATGCTGCATCATTTCGtaattattatatactccctccgtataaaaaaatagaaacatttgaaacgacacgggttttaatgcacaataggtaaagtaagtgagaaaaattggtaaagtaagatagaggaaaagaaaatgagtaaaataagaaaggaagagaaaaagtaatgaaagtatagttagtggattgtgaggtccatgtcataaaatagaaagattctaaaatttatatttttaaggaacgacccaaaatggaaatagttgttatttttaaaaaacggagggagtatctcgCAAACCCCTATCATGTTTTTATGATTATTTGAAAAGAATAGTATTACCGGTTGCAATTATGAAAAATCATTGTTTGTTGACACTAGTTATACCGACAATTACCATATGTATCACTCCCTATTTAGATCTTATTCGAAAAGGGAGAGTATTACCGGTTGCAATTACCAGTTGCTTTTCTGATAATGCGAACACTAGTTATTCCAAAAATTCCCTTATGTTTcatttcctatatatatatctcGCAATTCcctagtataatttttttgctTATTCAAAAAGGAAGAGTATTACCTGTTGAAGTTATGATAATTCATTGTTATTTTTGGGACAATACTAACACTAGTCATAACAATAATACTATATGGGGTTGTTCGGTTGGCCCTATTATCCCCAACTTAATCTCTATAAGCGACTAGTCCGCCGTTCGGTTGCAACGATAGATTTGTCGCTCGGCCCATCGGCCCGCGTCGATTTAGTCATGGCCCGTCTTGATAGTATTTCTATCACACTAATCTCGCGACAATTCATCTCGTCCCTACCCCTGCAATTAAATTTGTCCCATCGCTCTTCTCTCCCACCTTTGTCGTGCCCCCcgctcttctctcttctctctccacCTTTGCCTCGTCACCTTCTTCATCATCGCTGATTTTGCTGTGGTATTCTTGATTTTGGTCGATTAATGGGGATGTGTGATGTCTTGCTTTTTTGCAAataatctatactaatctaaagtgccagtttaatgaaaagacttatttgccctttttggcgggaaattGTGAACCTATTTCGTTTGCCCTTTTGGTCATTTTGAGAAATGACAACCATTGGACAGAAAAAAAGACAGCCTTATAGAGCAATAGTGGCTTTTCAAATAGTCCAACCAAATGCAAACTTCTTGAAGAAGATTTGAAACACTTTTAAACACCAAACCTTGAAATCAAAGATTAAATCTTTAGAAAATAAAACAGAGAGAAAAGTGGAAAAACAAAATCTGCTCACCATACCTATCGGAAAAACGACGTACGGCGGGGGAGGGGTGTCGGCAGTGGCGGCGGCCGACGGTGCGAGGCGCAGAGGAAGCCGAGGCCGCCGCCTGTGCATGCACAttggcggcggcggcagagCCGAGGGAGAGAAAGGAGTGGGAGAGGAAGAAGGTGATGGAGTGGAAGCTGGGCGGCGGGGGCAGATCGGCGGTGGAGGCGGatccgcagcggcggcggtACGGTGAAGGGGGAGAGAAACcgaccgagagagagagagagtgcagaCTGCCGGGAGGAGGACAGCGAAGCCGCCGCCTGTGCATACACAGGGGCGGCGACGGCAGAtcgggagagagggagagagaggggagagagagagagagagacgagagGGGGAAGGGGACGCTGCCGGAGACGGCGGCGCTGGTAGAGCGGCGGGACGGCGGCGACAAGGCAGGGAAGAAGGGAgactcattttttttttggtgaatgagggaggaagaagaagacctAGTGTATTTGAATGTGGGTTTCTTTATTTGGACtcatgatttaattatttgggcTATGCAAATATAAATTCGAGCCCAACTACTTCTAAAAAAATTGGGGCTGCAGTGCATGGTGAATGTGAGACCCGATttcgaatttaattatttctggGCATCAAAATGGTTAAGTAAGATAAAATGATTTGTTATGATCCAAGTTGCTATATTTTTGTAGAATAATCTATCAATCATAATCTAAAGTACCAATTTAATGAAAAGACTTATTTACCCTTTTCGGCAGGAAATTGTGAAGCTATTTTGTTTGCTCTTTTGGTCATTTTGAGTTAGTAGGCTTTTAGTACTTCTTATAAAACTATGTAATCAATTTATAGTATCTTTCTTGATTAAATACAGtttttatttgcattttttatttattggactttgtataatatatatttttaaatgattttttaataaataattaagtctaTATATAGTTAGAATTGAGTTGACTTTGATTTACTTATATTTCTATCTTttagactttccaaaattttgaaatatgtatatattaaatttaaatttggctaaaccaaaataattataaaaagtgaAGTTAAATTAATGTTATTATTAAACAATGAACAATATTGCATCACAAGAACATTTTTATTAATACGAACACATGCAGTGTGTTTGTTTCGTGATGTTAGATCGTATACTTGATGTTACTTCTACTCAAGAGGGAAAACAAAATTTTGAAGTCTTTTTCACTAAGTAATTAAATTCATAGTATATAGTTAGAATTGAGTTAACTTTGATTACTCATAATTCTCCTTTtagattttttcaaaatattggaATATGTAACTATATTATCacatattgaaataaaatttggctaaaccaaataataattaataaaataccaaataataatgataaaaaagcgaaactaaattaatatcaatatcaaaCCAAGAACAATATTGCATCACACTTAACATTTTTATTAATACGAACGCATACTATacgttattttctttatattagATCGTAAATTTGGTGTTACTTCAACTCAAGAGGGACGATAAAATTtcaagtattttttaatttttcttagtttattttttcatgtttagatatatttttctgtattgaatttaaatttggcAAAAACGAATATATTAATTGTgaaaaaacatttatttttgcATTTGTCTGCTCATGTTGGCCTATTTCTTAAAAGTCATTTTTTAGTCATTGACAATTATGTGTTGCAATTTCAAGAGTAACGAGTCTATGAATGATTAAAGGTTTTTAGTCTATACTGAGGGGTAATTACACCATATATAAAAAATGTTTCACTAAtgtttaaatttgtaaaaaagttttaaattagCATATATCAGATAGAAAGTTTGattattgtttttaaatttcaatattttgagTTATTCAGTTGGATTAGtatgaaatataaattatacttttatagtattccctctgtcctaactaagttgagtcaaaacttttgggcacgacggttaagaaattgtgttaaaaagtagaatagaaaaataaagtaagaaagataaagagaaagtaaagtagatGATGGAATTAAATAAAAGTGACTGGATGTTTTTTTagtcaaaaaaaggaaatgactcaacttagttgggacatcccaaaaagaaaacttagttgggacggagggagtagcatatTGTGATTGAGacgagttagtgaaatgtgaagtTCACTTACTAAAATAAAAGAGTAAAATGAGATCATTATATATGGATGAAgcgaaaaggaaataaaattataattcttcGCTGACAAAGGAAgtatgtatatattgtgcagCCCCTACCACAAATTTTTTATGAGTCGTGGAGGTCtcaagattttagtttgtggagaTGAAGATGATAATAGAAGCGATGCTACTGTTAGTGCTGTTTACAAATaagtttttcaaaacttatgaactattggttggtttgttgttgttttctaatttttctctttaatcTCTACTCAAATAACATGTTCTTTATTTGTGtatcttattctaactaactcatactctttgatcattagtcatACATCTcttatttgtcatttattttactccactaatatcataaattaaaattgtataaaattgattgccgaatatgaaatatttcatttatagttgatgagtaaattcttcatttattataaatgttttatttataatcacatttatgtttttttaaatatttatattgtttttaattcttagtttctatatttcattaaaatttatattcattaattaaaaattatatgccccgtgcatagcacgggtgtaaatattagttttttattaaagtaaaTGCTGCTTTTTTAACAATTATTTCTTGCTCAATGGGGTTATAATGATTAATGGGGATGAATGGGAATTATTGGGGTTGTATTGTCCGATTATTTATTTACTTCATAATAATTCaataagtttttattaatatcttaatctaaataattaattatagtttatttattttattagataatgaattaatttaatttgtttcataattgtataataaataaacttaaattaattaatgttaatTTATCTATTATTCTTATCAACTAAACATTTTACTAAAATTATCTTGGTTGTAATCTTGTAAACCAAACAAGAGCATAAAATCCAATATTAATTAGTCCTAGATAAGACCCATCTTACTTA
This DNA window, taken from Salvia splendens isolate huo1 chromosome 18, SspV2, whole genome shotgun sequence, encodes the following:
- the LOC121777501 gene encoding ultraviolet-B receptor UVR8-like → MASKTAVIAWGSGEDGQLGIGNNEEREWVCTIEALSSEKVCSVVAGSRNSLAICEDGKLFTWGWNQRGTLGHPPETKTENVPSQVKALANVKIVQAAIGGWHCLAVDDQGRAYAWGGNEYGQCGEEPERKDDTGRLVRRDIVIPQRCAPKLSVRQVAAGGTHSVVLTREGHVWTWGQPWPPGDIKQISTPVRVQGLASVRVIAVGAFHNLALLDNGTVMAWGNNEYGQLGTGDTQPRSQPVPVQGLSDLNLVDIAAGGWHSTALTDDGEVYGWGRGEHGRLGFGDDKSSKMVPQRVQLQVAGETVQVSCGGTHSVALTRDGRMYSFGRGDHGRLGYGRKATTGHPAEVPINIPPPKDLSAEEGSWCATLVACGGRHTLALVEWRDHEQQLL